One window from the genome of Gadus macrocephalus chromosome 7, ASM3116895v1 encodes:
- the LOC132462104 gene encoding plastin-3-like, giving the protein MAGKIPKEELEDLREAFARVDLDSNGSISAFELHDLFKEANLPLPGFRVREIIQRLDRNNDNLISFDEFVSIFQELKNGEIAKSFRKAINRKEGILAIGGTSEQSSEGTQHSFSEEERFAFVNWINSALEKDPDCQHLLPMDPTTEALFGAMGDGVLLCKMVNLSVPDTIDERTINKKKLTPFTTQENLNLALNSASAIGCHVVNIGALDLKEGKPHLVLGLLWQIIKIGLFADIELSRNEALAALLRDGETLEDLMKLSPEELLLRWANFHLENAGWQKISNFSGDIKDSRAYFHLLNQISPKGTEEDQPRIDISMAGFSEKDDLKRAEIMLQQADLLGCRQFVTPTDVVSGNPKLNLAFVANLFNKYPALTKPEGEDIDWGLLEGETREERTFRNWMNSLGVNPHVNHLYGDLQDAMVILQLYEKIKVPVDWSNKVNRPPYPKIGTNMKKLENCNYAVDLGKSAKFSLVGIGGQDLNDGNATLTLALVWQLMRRYTLNVLEDLGDGQKANDDIIVRWVNSTLAEAGKTSKINSFKDREISSSLAVLDLIDSIQPGSINYDLVKTSDLSDEDKLENAKYAVSMARKIGARVYALPEDLKEVKPKMVMTVFACLMGRGMKRA; this is encoded by the exons ATGGCAGGAAAAATACCcaaagaggagctggaggacctGAGAGAAGCCTTTGCGAGAGTTG ACCTGGACAGCAACGGCTCCATCTCAGCCTTCGAGCTCCATGACCTCTTCAAGGAGGCCAACCTGCCTCTGCCGGGGTTCCGGGTCCGGGAGATCATCCAGAGGCTGGACCGCAACAACGACAACCTGATCAGCTTCGACGAGTTTGTGTCG ATCTTCCAGGAGCTGAAGAATGGAGAGATCGCCAAGAGCTTCAGGAAGGCCATCAACAGGAAGGAGGGGATCCTGGCCATTGGGGGAACCTCTGAACAGTCCAGCGAAGGAACCCAGCACTCCTTCTCTG AGGAGGAACGCTTTGCGTTTGTGAACTGGATCAACTCCGCCCTGGAGAAGGACCCTGACTGCCAGCACCTGCTGCCCATGGACCCCACCACGGAGGCCCTGTTCGGGGCCATGGGGGACGGCGTGCTGCTCTG TAAGATGGTGAACCTGTCCGTGCCAGACACCATCGATGAGAGGACCATCAACAAGAAGAAGCTGACACCGTTCACCACGCAG GAGAACCTGAACCTGGCTCTGAACTCGGCCTCGGCCATCGGATGTCACGTGGTGAACATCGGCGCTCTGGACCTGAAGGAGGGCAAACCCCACCTGGTGCTGGGTCTGCTCTGGCAGATCATCAAGATCGGCCTGTTCGCCGACATCGAGCTCAGCCGGAACGAAG ccctcgCTGCTCTGCTCCGGGACGGGGAGACCCTGGAGGACCTGATGAAGCTGTCCCCAGAGGAGCTGCTCCTCCGCTGGGCTAACTTCCACCTGGAGAACGCCGGCTGGCAGAAGATCTCCAACTTCAGCGGCGACATCAAG GACTCCAGGGCGTACTTCCACCTTCTGAACCAGATCTCCCCTAAAGGCACGGAGGAGGACCAGCCGCGCATCGACATCAGCATGGCCGGCTTCAGC GAGAAGGACGACCTGAAGCGGGCGGAGATCATGCTGCAGCAGGCCGACCTGCTCGGCTGCCGTCAGTTCGTCACGCCCACCGACGTCGTCAGCGGCAACCCCAAGCTCAACCTGGCGTTCGTGGCCAACCTCTTCAACAAATACCCGGCGCTCACCAAGCCTGAGGGGGAGGACATCGACTGGGGATTGCTGGAGG GTGAGACACGAGAGGAGAGAACCTTCCGGAACTGGATGAATTCCCTGGGGGTGAACCCACACGTCAATCATCTCTACGG ggaCCTTCAGGATgcgatggtcatcctccagctgTATGAGAAGATCAAGGTTCCTGTGGACTGGAGCAACAAGGTCAACAGACCCCCGTACCCCAAGATCGGGACCAACATGAAGAAG CTGGAGAACTGTAACTACGCGGTGGATCTGGGGAAGTCTGCCAAGTTCTCCCTGGTGGGCATCGGAGGTCAGGACCTGAACGATGGGAACGCCACTCTGACGCTGGCGCTGGTCTGGCAGCTGATGAGGAG GTACACCTTGAACGTTCTGGAGGATCTGGGAGACGGGCAGAAGGCCAACGATGACATCATCGTCAGATGGGTGAACAGCACCCTGGCCGAGGCTGGGAAGACGTCAAAGATCAACAGCTTTAAG GACCGGGAGATCAGCAGCAGTCTGGCCGTGTTGGACCTCATAGACTCCATCCAGCCCGGCAGCATCAACTACGACCTGGTGAAGACCAGCGACCTATCGGACGAGGATAAACTGGAGAACGCCAA ATACGCCGTTTCCATGGCGAGGAAGATCGGCGCGCGGGTCTACGCCCTTCCTGAGGACCTGAAGGAGGTCAAGCCCAAGATGGTGATGACTGTGTTTGCCTGCTTGATGGGCCGCGGGATGAAGCGGGCGTAG